In Acidaminococcus fermentans DSM 20731, one genomic interval encodes:
- a CDS encoding aspartate aminotransferase family protein, whose translation MDTKEIMDTTEKYYLPVFGRSPIALDHGEGVYLYDTDGNRYTDFLAGIAVNALGYAYPPLVKAVSDQAARIMHGSNLFYYEIQAKAAKQLCEVTTFDRVFFCNSGAEANEGAIKLARKYGHSKAPKKFKIITARDSFHGRTMETLTATGQDHYHEGLTPLPEGFVYVPFGDTAAMEAAMDDEVCGVLLEPIQGEGGVHVPPAGYLEKVKELCEKHDALLIFDEIQTGVCRTGYWFAWMHSGVKPDVLTLAKAIGGGFPMGAFLVQERLAHVFAPGDHGSTFGGNALSCASCYAAIKAMKEGELDKKAGETGAYFKKGLEALKAKYPDKVTDVRGLGLILGLELAKPGASLVQGALKKGFIINCTAGNVLRFVPPLIIGKEDIDALLKGLDELLAEF comes from the coding sequence ATGGATACGAAAGAAATCATGGATACCACGGAGAAATATTATCTCCCGGTCTTTGGACGGAGCCCCATTGCCCTGGACCATGGGGAAGGGGTTTACCTGTACGATACGGACGGGAACAGATACACGGATTTTCTGGCGGGTATCGCGGTGAACGCCCTGGGGTATGCCTATCCTCCTCTGGTGAAGGCGGTCAGCGACCAGGCGGCCAGGATCATGCACGGCTCCAACCTGTTCTATTATGAAATCCAGGCCAAAGCGGCCAAACAACTTTGCGAAGTGACCACCTTCGACCGGGTGTTCTTCTGCAACAGCGGTGCGGAAGCCAACGAAGGGGCCATCAAACTGGCACGGAAATACGGCCACAGCAAGGCCCCCAAAAAGTTCAAGATCATCACCGCCAGGGATTCCTTCCATGGGCGCACCATGGAAACCCTGACGGCCACCGGCCAGGACCACTACCATGAAGGACTGACTCCCCTGCCGGAAGGGTTCGTGTACGTGCCCTTCGGGGATACGGCAGCCATGGAAGCGGCCATGGATGATGAGGTGTGCGGGGTACTGCTGGAACCGATCCAGGGCGAAGGGGGCGTCCATGTGCCTCCTGCCGGCTATCTGGAAAAGGTGAAGGAACTGTGTGAAAAGCACGATGCCCTGCTGATTTTCGATGAAATCCAGACCGGGGTGTGCCGGACCGGCTACTGGTTCGCCTGGATGCACAGCGGTGTGAAACCGGATGTGCTGACCCTGGCCAAGGCCATCGGCGGCGGCTTCCCCATGGGGGCCTTCCTGGTCCAGGAAAGACTGGCCCATGTGTTCGCACCCGGGGACCATGGTTCCACCTTCGGGGGCAACGCCCTGTCCTGCGCTTCCTGCTATGCGGCCATCAAGGCCATGAAGGAAGGGGAACTGGACAAAAAGGCAGGGGAAACCGGGGCCTATTTCAAGAAGGGACTGGAAGCCCTGAAGGCCAAGTATCCGGACAAAGTGACGGATGTCCGGGGCCTGGGGCTGATCCTGGGACTGGAACTGGCCAAACCCGGCGCGTCCCTGGTCCAGGGAGCCCTGAAGAAAGGGTTCATCATCAATTGCACGGCGGGGAATGTGCTGCGGTTCGTGCCTCCGCTGATCATCGGAAAAGAAGATATTGATGCACTGCTGAAGGGATTGGATGAGCTTCTGGCAGAATTCTGA
- the argF gene encoding ornithine carbamoyltransferase, translated as MALRNKDLISIHDLSVGEVATILDVSRKLKKKQKLGEPHEYLKGKTLAMIFSKASTRTRVSFETGFHQLGGHPIYMSEATSQIGRGEPVKDTARVLSRFVDGIMIRTFSHDAVKELADYATVPVINGLTDLLHPCQALTDMFTVLEYKDVLKGRKLVYVGDGNNMAHSLMFACAKVGMNMVCASPKGYQPDPHIVAQARMDAAITGCTITVQEDMEDAAKGADVLYTDVWASMGEEAQREERKKALHDYQINQHLLDLARPDAMVLHCLPAHRGEEITDDVIEGPQSAVFDEAENRLHVQKAIMALLMSDAVL; from the coding sequence ATGGCTTTAAGAAACAAGGATTTGATTTCCATCCATGATCTGTCTGTGGGGGAAGTGGCCACCATCCTGGATGTGAGCAGAAAACTGAAGAAAAAACAGAAACTGGGGGAACCCCATGAATATCTGAAGGGCAAGACCCTGGCCATGATCTTTTCCAAAGCCTCCACCCGGACCCGGGTGTCCTTTGAAACCGGCTTCCATCAGCTGGGGGGCCATCCCATTTACATGAGTGAAGCCACCTCCCAGATCGGACGGGGAGAACCGGTGAAGGATACGGCCCGTGTGCTGTCCCGTTTCGTGGACGGCATCATGATCCGGACTTTCTCCCATGATGCGGTGAAGGAACTGGCGGATTACGCCACGGTGCCGGTGATCAACGGCCTGACGGACCTGCTCCATCCCTGCCAGGCCCTGACGGACATGTTCACCGTCCTGGAATACAAGGATGTGCTGAAGGGCCGGAAGCTGGTGTATGTGGGGGACGGCAACAACATGGCCCATTCCCTGATGTTCGCCTGCGCCAAGGTGGGCATGAACATGGTCTGCGCCAGCCCCAAGGGCTACCAGCCGGATCCTCATATCGTAGCCCAGGCCAGGATGGATGCGGCCATTACCGGCTGCACCATCACCGTCCAGGAGGATATGGAAGACGCGGCCAAAGGAGCCGATGTGCTCTATACGGATGTGTGGGCCAGCATGGGTGAGGAAGCCCAGCGGGAAGAACGGAAAAAGGCCCTCCACGACTACCAGATCAACCAGCATCTGCTGGACCTGGCCCGTCCGGACGCCATGGTGCTCCACTGCCTGCCCGCCCACCGGGGAGAGGAAATCACCGATGATGTGATCGAAGGACCCCAGTCCGCGGTATTCGACGAAGCGGAAAACCGTCTCCATGTGCAAAAAGCCATTATGGCCTTGCTGATGAGTGACGCTGTGCTGTAA
- a CDS encoding argininosuccinate synthase: MDKKDIKKVVLAYSGGLDTSCIIPWLKENYNNCEVITVTADIGQGEEVAPVHDKAIKSGASKAYILDLRDEFLREYAWPMVKSGAVYEKKYLLGTSIARPIIAKYLVDIALKEGADAIAHGATGKGNDQVRFELGIKALAPQLKVIAPWREWNIKSRDDAIDYAAAHNIPVPVTKKKDYSMDRNIWHLSHEGSDLEDPSNEPKSEIYIMSQTPEAAPDKDEYLTLDFEQGVPVAVNGKKMEPVEMMETLNEIGKRNGIGIADMVENRLVGMKDRGVYETPGGTILYYAHNELENLCLDRATYNYKEQIGIRYAELVYDGMWFSPLREALQAFVDETQKTVTGTVKMKLYKGNIITAGSTSPYSLYSKEYVTFGEDEVYNQADAQGFINLFGLPLTVRALMKQGKLK; the protein is encoded by the coding sequence ATGGATAAAAAAGACATCAAAAAAGTTGTCCTGGCCTATTCTGGCGGCCTGGACACCTCCTGTATCATTCCCTGGCTGAAGGAAAACTACAACAACTGTGAAGTCATCACCGTAACGGCGGATATCGGACAAGGGGAAGAAGTGGCTCCCGTCCATGACAAAGCCATCAAATCCGGGGCCAGCAAGGCCTACATCCTGGACCTGCGGGACGAATTCCTGAGAGAATACGCCTGGCCCATGGTGAAATCCGGCGCCGTTTACGAAAAGAAATACCTGCTGGGGACTTCCATTGCACGGCCCATCATTGCCAAATACCTGGTGGACATCGCCCTGAAGGAAGGGGCGGACGCCATTGCCCACGGGGCTACCGGCAAGGGCAACGACCAGGTCCGGTTCGAACTGGGCATCAAGGCTCTGGCTCCCCAGCTGAAGGTAATCGCTCCCTGGAGAGAATGGAACATCAAATCCCGGGATGACGCCATCGACTATGCAGCCGCCCACAACATTCCGGTGCCTGTCACCAAGAAAAAGGACTACAGCATGGACCGGAACATCTGGCACCTGTCCCATGAAGGCAGCGACCTGGAAGATCCCTCCAACGAACCCAAATCTGAAATCTACATCATGAGCCAGACTCCGGAAGCCGCTCCGGACAAGGACGAATACCTGACCCTGGACTTTGAACAGGGGGTTCCTGTGGCCGTCAACGGCAAGAAGATGGAACCGGTGGAAATGATGGAAACCCTGAATGAAATCGGCAAACGGAACGGCATCGGCATCGCCGACATGGTGGAAAACCGGCTGGTGGGCATGAAGGACCGTGGGGTTTACGAAACTCCCGGCGGCACCATCCTCTACTACGCCCACAACGAACTGGAAAACCTGTGCCTGGACCGGGCCACCTACAACTATAAGGAACAGATCGGCATCCGGTATGCGGAACTGGTCTATGACGGCATGTGGTTCTCTCCTCTGCGGGAAGCTCTCCAGGCCTTCGTGGACGAAACCCAGAAGACCGTCACCGGTACCGTAAAGATGAAACTGTACAAAGGCAACATCATCACCGCCGGCAGCACCAGCCCGTACTCCCTGTACAGCAAGGAATACGTCACCTTCGGGGAAGACGAAGTGTACAACCAGGCCGATGCCCAGGGCTTCATCAACCTGTTCGGTCTGCCGCTCACCGTAAGAGCACTGATGAAACAGGGGAAACTGAAATAA
- the argH gene encoding argininosuccinate lyase — protein sequence MSKTKLWGGRFSKDTNALVDAFNASIDYDKRLYHEDIRGSIAHAHMLAKVGIISQEDAAAIEKGLKEILAEIQAGKFDFSTQLEDIHMNIEAALTDKIGDAGARLHTARSRNDQVALDMHMYMKREVTEIMDLLIAFEEALLTMAEKHLKTLMPGYTHLQRAQPITFAHHMLAYFNMLRRDFRRLQGVWDGADIMPLGAGAVAGTTLPIDRFQVAEELHFSQVYGNSMDAVSDRDYVLEFLSFASLLMMHLSRLSEEMCLWSSTEFGFIELDDAFATGSSMMPQKKNPDISELVRGKTGRVYGHLTALLTTLKGLPLAYNKDLQEDKEGFFDAIDTVKFSLQVYRDMILSTKVNKERMAEAVHKDYSNATDLADYLVRKGMPFRKAHAVVGKAVAKAIAEHKLLGQLTLEEYKEMSPLFEKDLLECLKPENCVAARTSYGGPAPQNNAKQVELGKEAVEEQKKVLEELKKRI from the coding sequence ATGAGCAAGACGAAACTGTGGGGTGGACGGTTCAGCAAGGATACCAATGCCCTGGTTGATGCCTTCAACGCGTCCATCGATTACGACAAACGGCTGTACCATGAGGATATCCGGGGGAGCATCGCCCATGCCCATATGCTGGCCAAGGTGGGGATCATCAGCCAGGAGGATGCGGCAGCCATCGAAAAGGGACTGAAGGAGATCCTGGCAGAGATCCAGGCCGGGAAATTCGACTTCAGCACCCAGCTGGAAGATATCCACATGAACATCGAGGCGGCCCTGACGGACAAGATCGGGGACGCCGGGGCCCGGCTCCATACGGCCCGGAGCCGGAACGACCAGGTGGCCCTGGACATGCACATGTACATGAAACGGGAAGTCACCGAAATCATGGATCTGCTGATCGCCTTTGAGGAAGCCCTGCTGACCATGGCGGAAAAGCACCTGAAGACCCTGATGCCCGGGTATACCCATCTCCAGCGGGCTCAGCCCATTACCTTTGCCCATCATATGCTGGCCTACTTCAACATGCTCCGCCGGGATTTCCGCCGGCTCCAGGGCGTGTGGGACGGGGCGGACATCATGCCCCTGGGGGCCGGTGCAGTGGCCGGGACCACCCTGCCCATCGACCGGTTCCAGGTGGCGGAAGAACTCCACTTCTCCCAGGTGTACGGGAACAGCATGGATGCGGTCAGCGACCGGGACTATGTGCTGGAATTCCTCAGTTTTGCTTCTCTTTTGATGATGCATCTGTCCCGGCTCAGTGAAGAAATGTGCCTGTGGTCTTCTACGGAATTCGGGTTCATCGAGCTGGATGATGCTTTTGCCACCGGCTCTTCCATGATGCCCCAGAAGAAGAACCCGGATATCTCTGAACTGGTCCGGGGGAAGACCGGCCGGGTGTACGGCCACCTGACGGCGCTTCTGACCACCCTGAAGGGTTTGCCCCTGGCCTACAACAAGGACCTGCAGGAAGACAAGGAAGGGTTCTTCGATGCCATCGACACGGTGAAGTTCTCTCTCCAGGTGTACCGGGACATGATCCTGTCCACCAAAGTGAACAAGGAACGGATGGCGGAAGCAGTCCACAAGGATTATTCCAATGCCACGGACCTGGCGGACTACCTGGTGCGGAAGGGGATGCCCTTCCGGAAAGCCCATGCGGTGGTGGGCAAAGCGGTGGCCAAGGCCATTGCCGAACACAAGCTGCTGGGCCAGCTGACCCTGGAGGAATACAAGGAAATGAGTCCTCTGTTCGAAAAGGATCTGCTGGAATGCCTGAAACCGGAAAACTGCGTGGCGGCCCGGACCAGCTACGGCGGCCCCGCTCCCCAGAACAACGCCAAACAGGTGGAATTGGGAAAAGAAGCGGTGGAAGAACAGAAAAAAGTGCTGGAAGAATTGAAAAAGAGGATATGA
- a CDS encoding M20 metallopeptidase family protein codes for MNILALARAEFPETVRLRRHFHENPELSCREVNTIAFLEAYLKELEIPTVNVPDGGLLGIIDSGKPGKTLLMRADTDALPIAESPENLKEKKVCLSHVPGVSHACGHDGHMAMLLTAGRILAAHKEAFSGKVVLCFERGEEESGDIQNLLPYIVKESGLTIDGCYATHVRWDLPAGKVSITPGAVMGGGCSFVIRLKGTFGHGARPDLANNPMDCFAALYQQLNEFRQRKVDPFECLTFSLGFVHSGEKYNVIPEDLTFGGTARFFSYEKAGKPFADFLKKALAGNAEIYGCEAEIQHMPEALFEARNNPACARLGRKAVEDALGKDALQDPQPWMASESFALFLQEYPGVLAFTGIANPEKGCGANHHTPEFDMDERGLMTGAAMGVAYALAFLNTDFDPEFTPNPEPVERLARRNV; via the coding sequence ATGAACATCCTTGCCCTGGCCCGGGCCGAATTTCCGGAAACCGTCCGGCTCCGCCGCCATTTCCATGAAAACCCGGAGCTGAGCTGCCGGGAAGTGAACACCATCGCCTTTTTGGAAGCCTATCTGAAAGAGCTGGAGATCCCCACCGTCAACGTGCCCGACGGGGGTCTTCTGGGGATCATCGACAGCGGAAAACCCGGAAAGACTCTGCTCATGCGGGCGGACACCGATGCCCTGCCCATTGCCGAAAGCCCGGAGAACCTGAAAGAAAAGAAAGTCTGCCTGTCCCATGTGCCCGGAGTCTCCCACGCCTGCGGCCACGACGGCCACATGGCCATGCTGCTCACCGCCGGCCGGATCCTGGCGGCCCACAAAGAGGCCTTTTCCGGCAAAGTGGTGCTGTGTTTTGAACGGGGGGAAGAAGAAAGCGGGGACATCCAGAACCTGCTCCCCTACATCGTAAAAGAATCCGGCCTCACCATCGACGGCTGCTACGCCACCCATGTGCGCTGGGACCTGCCTGCCGGGAAAGTTTCCATTACCCCGGGGGCCGTCATGGGAGGGGGCTGTTCCTTTGTGATCCGGCTGAAAGGCACCTTCGGCCACGGAGCCCGGCCGGACCTGGCCAACAACCCCATGGACTGTTTCGCCGCCCTGTACCAGCAGCTGAACGAATTCCGCCAGCGGAAGGTGGATCCCTTCGAATGTCTCACCTTCTCCCTGGGCTTCGTCCACAGCGGAGAAAAATACAATGTGATCCCGGAAGACCTGACCTTCGGAGGCACCGCCCGGTTCTTCAGCTACGAAAAAGCCGGAAAACCCTTTGCAGACTTCCTGAAAAAAGCCCTGGCCGGCAATGCGGAAATCTACGGCTGTGAAGCGGAAATCCAGCACATGCCCGAAGCCCTGTTCGAGGCCCGGAACAACCCGGCCTGTGCCCGGTTGGGACGGAAGGCCGTGGAAGATGCCTTGGGGAAGGACGCCCTCCAGGATCCCCAGCCCTGGATGGCCTCCGAATCCTTTGCTCTGTTCCTCCAGGAATACCCGGGGGTACTGGCCTTCACCGGTATCGCCAACCCGGAAAAAGGCTGCGGCGCCAACCACCACACTCCGGAATTCGACATGGATGAACGGGGGCTCATGACCGGTGCCGCCATGGGCGTAGCCTACGCCCTGGCCTTCCTGAACACCGACTTCGACCCGGAATTCACCCCCAACCCGGAACCGGTGGAGCGGCTGGCCAGGAGGAATGTATAA
- the cdaA gene encoding diadenylate cyclase CdaA, with amino-acid sequence MGGHVIGLLHTITMLDVIDILVVAFFLNKLYQMLKNTRAASLVKGLLMLLVIMLISKWLNLYVINWILEKFMTIVMFALPVVFQPELRRALEQIGRGKLFRRSTVLNEMQVENMLEAVATTADDLSRNKIGALMVFERETGLDDYIETGIPIDGLISTALFENIFIPNTPLHDGAVIIRGDRIAAASCLLPLTEARNLSQELGTRHRAAIGLSEQTDALVLVVSEETGTISLARGGALQRYLTHGDVKDLLRPVMKTPMLNWKDTILAKLGKKHPSSDDQKGGGSHGEK; translated from the coding sequence ATGGGAGGACATGTGATTGGCCTGCTCCACACCATTACCATGCTGGATGTGATCGACATCCTGGTGGTGGCGTTTTTTCTCAATAAGCTGTACCAGATGCTGAAGAATACCCGGGCGGCATCCCTGGTGAAAGGGCTGCTGATGCTGCTGGTGATCATGCTGATCAGCAAATGGCTGAACCTGTATGTGATCAACTGGATCCTGGAAAAATTCATGACTATAGTGATGTTTGCTCTGCCCGTGGTGTTCCAGCCAGAACTCCGCCGGGCACTGGAACAGATCGGCCGGGGGAAACTGTTCCGCCGGAGCACGGTGCTCAATGAAATGCAGGTGGAAAACATGCTGGAAGCGGTGGCCACCACCGCTGACGACCTGAGCCGGAACAAGATCGGGGCCCTGATGGTGTTCGAACGGGAAACGGGACTGGACGACTACATCGAAACCGGGATTCCCATCGATGGTCTGATCAGTACGGCCCTGTTTGAAAACATCTTCATCCCCAACACCCCCCTCCACGATGGGGCGGTGATCATCCGGGGGGACCGGATCGCGGCGGCCAGCTGTCTGCTGCCTCTGACGGAAGCACGGAACCTGAGCCAGGAACTGGGCACCCGGCACCGGGCGGCCATCGGCCTTTCGGAACAGACCGATGCCCTGGTGCTGGTGGTCAGTGAAGAAACCGGGACCATTTCCCTGGCCCGGGGCGGTGCTCTCCAGCGGTACCTGACCCACGGGGATGTGAAGGATCTGCTGCGGCCGGTGATGAAGACCCCCATGCTGAACTGGAAGGACACCATCCTGGCCAAGCTGGGGAAGAAGCACCCATCCTCTGATGACCAGAAGGGAGGCGGCAGCCATGGTGAAAAATAA
- a CDS encoding YbbR-like domain-containing protein encodes MVKNNQNPNRNSWLMRIMSVVCACILWVYVMNEQNPITTKTFQVPLTAQNLAEDMVVKDLPETVSVKVSGTRSQIAVLREGDIKAFIDFTDAPKGRNTYNVQATVKVGEVAEVNPSLLQLETDSLAEKTMTLEPRIVGVPNSGVTVSQMDLAPTKVTIKGASGRISQVDKVLVMVDISHHDRNFSTEATAVAVDRTGREMYDVKVVPGKIKTTVTIVRQLGTNDFPVKANMSGKLPDGVTIKSVKITPDSVRLTAEPKVLGGIREILTAPIVLNNITSDVELKMPLQIPDQVLADQHSVIVEITLQKGTEQQDGKASGNQNQ; translated from the coding sequence ATGGTGAAAAATAATCAGAACCCCAACCGGAACTCCTGGCTGATGCGGATCATGTCCGTGGTCTGTGCCTGCATCCTTTGGGTCTATGTGATGAACGAACAGAATCCCATTACCACCAAGACCTTCCAGGTGCCTCTCACGGCCCAGAACCTGGCGGAGGACATGGTGGTGAAGGACCTGCCGGAAACGGTGAGCGTGAAGGTCAGTGGGACCCGGTCCCAGATTGCCGTGCTCCGGGAAGGGGACATCAAGGCCTTCATCGACTTTACGGATGCCCCCAAGGGGCGGAACACCTACAACGTCCAGGCCACGGTGAAGGTGGGAGAAGTGGCGGAAGTGAACCCCAGCCTGCTCCAGCTGGAAACTGATTCCCTGGCGGAGAAAACCATGACCCTGGAACCCCGGATCGTAGGGGTGCCCAATAGCGGGGTCACAGTGAGCCAGATGGATCTGGCCCCCACCAAGGTGACCATCAAGGGGGCCAGCGGACGGATCTCCCAGGTGGACAAGGTGCTGGTGATGGTGGATATCAGCCACCACGACCGGAACTTCTCCACGGAAGCCACGGCTGTGGCAGTGGACCGGACCGGACGGGAAATGTATGATGTGAAGGTGGTGCCCGGGAAGATCAAGACCACGGTGACCATTGTGCGCCAGCTGGGAACCAATGATTTTCCGGTGAAGGCCAATATGTCCGGGAAGCTGCCGGACGGGGTCACCATCAAGAGCGTGAAGATCACCCCGGATAGCGTGCGGCTGACGGCGGAACCCAAGGTGCTGGGGGGCATCCGGGAAATCCTCACCGCCCCCATCGTCCTGAACAACATTACCAGTGACGTGGAACTGAAGATGCCGCTCCAGATCCCGGATCAGGTGCTGGCGGATCAGCACAGCGTCATTGTGGAAATCACCTTGCAGAAAGGAACGGAACAGCAGGATGGCAAAGCCAGTGGAAATCAGAATCAATAA
- a CDS encoding NAD(P)/FAD-dependent oxidoreductase, with amino-acid sequence MEIRINNLRVGLDSSHTLEQIIGKKYHLAPRAIRQVQVVRKAVDARRKSSICLVYHVRARVEAAAGVLDRLLRDPQVSLWQEKPEPAPVLGTEKLMGRPVVIGLGPAGLVAALELARQGYAPLVVERGRDLQHRVKDVETFWKTGKLDPVSNVQFGAGGAGTFSDGKLTTRVNDPIMGHLLRTFVEAGAPEEILTEQKPHVGTDKLRLMVTGLISRIKKAGGEIRYETQVTDFRVDPERGLTAVELNGREWLDTNGVILACGHSARDTYETLLKRSVHLEAKAFAVGVRIEHEQALINQAQYGKFANHPKLGAADYALIFHDKETGRAVYSFCMCPGGQVVASASEQGGLVVNGMSPFKRDTGLANSALVVSVDPGDFPAGPLGGMEFQRKYEHLAWQVSRDYRAPAQSSRSFVEKTAPDLKVGFRPSYRPGLVPADLRKILPDFVIESLEHGLADFERKLPGFSTRGLMIGVETRTSAPVRILRGEDGQSVNCRGLYPTGEGAGYAGGIMSAAMDGYHQARRLMGRFAVPEE; translated from the coding sequence GTGGAAATCAGAATCAATAATCTCCGGGTGGGGCTGGACAGCAGCCATACCCTGGAACAGATCATCGGGAAGAAGTACCATCTGGCCCCCCGGGCCATCCGGCAGGTCCAGGTGGTCCGGAAGGCGGTGGATGCCCGGCGGAAAAGCAGCATCTGCCTGGTGTACCATGTGCGGGCCCGGGTGGAAGCAGCGGCCGGGGTGCTGGACCGGCTGCTCCGGGATCCCCAGGTGAGCCTGTGGCAGGAAAAACCGGAACCGGCGCCGGTGCTGGGAACGGAAAAACTCATGGGACGGCCGGTGGTAATCGGCCTGGGACCGGCGGGCCTTGTGGCGGCCCTGGAACTGGCCCGGCAGGGGTACGCACCTCTGGTGGTGGAACGGGGCCGGGACCTGCAGCACCGGGTGAAGGACGTGGAAACCTTCTGGAAAACCGGGAAACTGGATCCGGTGAGCAATGTGCAGTTCGGAGCCGGTGGCGCCGGGACCTTTTCCGACGGGAAGCTGACCACCCGGGTCAACGACCCCATTATGGGCCATCTGCTCCGGACCTTTGTGGAAGCCGGGGCCCCGGAAGAAATTTTGACGGAACAGAAACCTCATGTGGGCACGGACAAACTGCGGCTCATGGTCACCGGGCTGATCAGCCGGATCAAAAAGGCTGGTGGCGAGATCCGGTACGAGACCCAGGTGACGGATTTCCGGGTGGATCCGGAGCGGGGGCTGACGGCGGTGGAACTGAATGGCCGGGAGTGGCTGGATACCAACGGAGTGATCCTGGCCTGCGGCCACAGCGCCCGGGACACCTATGAGACCCTGCTGAAACGGTCCGTCCATCTGGAGGCCAAGGCTTTTGCGGTGGGAGTACGGATTGAGCATGAACAGGCTCTGATTAACCAGGCCCAGTACGGGAAGTTCGCCAACCATCCCAAACTGGGAGCGGCGGATTACGCTTTGATCTTCCACGACAAGGAAACCGGACGGGCGGTGTATTCCTTCTGCATGTGCCCCGGGGGCCAGGTGGTGGCTTCCGCTTCGGAACAGGGAGGCCTGGTGGTCAACGGCATGAGCCCCTTCAAACGGGATACGGGCCTGGCCAACAGCGCCCTGGTGGTGAGTGTGGACCCGGGGGATTTCCCGGCGGGACCGCTGGGGGGCATGGAATTCCAGCGGAAGTATGAGCATCTGGCCTGGCAGGTGAGCCGGGATTACCGGGCACCGGCCCAGAGCAGCCGGAGCTTTGTGGAGAAAACGGCGCCGGATTTGAAGGTGGGCTTCCGTCCCAGCTACCGGCCGGGGCTGGTGCCGGCGGACCTGCGGAAGATCCTGCCGGATTTCGTGATCGAATCCCTGGAGCACGGGCTGGCGGATTTTGAACGGAAGCTGCCCGGGTTCAGCACCCGGGGGCTGATGATCGGGGTGGAGACCCGGACTTCGGCTCCGGTGCGGATCCTCCGGGGAGAGGATGGCCAGTCGGTGAACTGCCGGGGGCTGTATCCTACGGGAGAAGGGGCCGGCTACGCCGGAGGCATCATGAGCGCCGCCATGGATGGGTACCATCAGGCCAGAAGGCTGATGGGGAGGTTTGCGGTACCGGAGGAATAG
- a CDS encoding manganese-dependent inorganic pyrophosphatase → MENIIITGHKNPDTDSICSALSYTWIKGQLGEKVTACRAGNVNPETRFVLDYWKVDAPALVEKVEEGQKIILVDHNEMSQAVDGLDKADLVEIIDHHRLGGIVTSNPLFVRMQPVGCTATILYNVAVENNLTLPKEIAGLLFSAISSDTLYFKSPTTTEKDKEAAGALAKIAGIADPQAYALEMLQAGSAINSMTAEEICHGDMKEFDFPQGKVTVAQVNVMNGEAAKAKWPELQKALQAMVDGGEADTSLLMVTDIMDEVTELLWAGKNQDILDKAFGKAEADGHYHLPKVLSRKKQIVPPLTDAFKG, encoded by the coding sequence ATGGAAAACATCATCATCACCGGGCACAAGAACCCGGATACGGACTCCATCTGCTCTGCCCTGAGCTATACCTGGATCAAGGGCCAGCTGGGCGAAAAGGTCACTGCCTGCCGGGCCGGGAACGTGAACCCGGAAACCCGGTTCGTGCTGGATTACTGGAAAGTGGACGCTCCTGCACTGGTGGAAAAGGTGGAAGAAGGCCAGAAGATCATCCTGGTGGACCACAATGAAATGAGCCAGGCTGTGGACGGGCTGGACAAGGCGGATCTGGTGGAAATCATCGATCATCACCGGCTGGGCGGCATCGTCACTTCCAACCCGCTGTTTGTCCGGATGCAGCCGGTGGGCTGCACTGCCACCATCCTGTACAATGTGGCTGTGGAAAACAACCTGACCCTGCCCAAAGAAATCGCCGGGCTGCTGTTCTCTGCCATCAGCTCCGACACCCTGTACTTCAAGTCCCCCACCACCACGGAAAAGGACAAGGAAGCTGCTGGTGCCCTGGCCAAGATCGCCGGCATCGCTGATCCCCAGGCCTATGCCCTGGAAATGCTCCAGGCCGGTTCCGCCATCAACTCCATGACCGCTGAAGAAATCTGCCATGGGGATATGAAAGAATTCGACTTCCCCCAGGGGAAAGTCACTGTGGCCCAGGTGAACGTGATGAACGGGGAAGCCGCCAAAGCCAAATGGCCGGAACTCCAGAAAGCCCTTCAGGCCATGGTGGATGGCGGGGAAGCCGACACCAGCCTGCTGATGGTCACCGACATCATGGACGAAGTCACCGAACTGCTGTGGGCCGGGAAGAACCAGGACATCCTGGACAAAGCCTTCGGCAAGGCCGAAGCCGACGGGCATTACCATCTGCCCAAGGTGCTGTCCCGGAAGAAACAGATCGTACCGCCGCTGACGGATGCGTTCAAAGGATAA